One window of the Salvia miltiorrhiza cultivar Shanhuang (shh) chromosome 6, IMPLAD_Smil_shh, whole genome shotgun sequence genome contains the following:
- the LOC130988433 gene encoding peroxisomal membrane protein 11-4, with protein MNDKVDKLVIFLAKRDGIDKLVKTFQYVSKLVHYHVEKSHPDHAGRAKQWEVAAGLSRKAFRSGRFLTGFNALRRAPGPTPGFRLLAVLANAGEMVYFFFDHFLWLSRIGVLDGTLARRMSFVSAFGESFGYVFFIISDLIMIRDGMREERKVASEEGKRKIRAERVMRLMGVAANLADLIIALADIEPNPFCNHAITLGISGLVSAWAGWYRNWPA; from the coding sequence atgaacgACAAAGTAGACAAACTGGTAATCTTCCTGGCCAAGAGAGACGGCATCGATAAGCTGGTGAAGACCTTCCAATACGTATCGAAACTCGTCCACTACCACGTGGAGAAATCCCACCCCGACCACGCCGGGCGGGCCAAGCAGTGGGAGGTGGCGGCGGGGCTCAGCCGGAAGGCCTTCCGCAGCGGCCGCTTCCTCACGGGGTTCAACGCGCTGCGGAGGGCCCCGGGGCCCACCCCGGGATTTCGGCTGCTGGCCGTGCTGGCCAATGCGGGCGAAATGGTGTATTTCTTTTTTGACCACTTCCTGTGGCTGTCGAGGATTGGGGTCCTCGACGGCACACTGGCGAGACGAATGAGTTTCGTCTCGGCCTTCGGGGAGTCGTTCGGGTACGTGTTTTTCATCATATCGGATCTGATAATGATCAGGGATGGGATGAGGGAGGAGAGGAAGGTGGCTAGTGAGGAAGGGAAGAGGAAGATAAGGGCGGAGAGGGTGATGAGGTTGATGGGCGTGGCGGCCAATTTGGCTGATTTGATAATAGCGTTGGCAGATATAGAGCCTAATCCGTTTTGTAATCACGCCATTACGCTCGGGATTAGTGGTTTGGTCTCTGCATGGGCGGGATGGTATAGGAATTGGCCCGCTTAA
- the LOC130988435 gene encoding probable protein S-acyltransferase 17, giving the protein MALQWLLVCHGLVTLLVVVSFLCGQWPIFQGTFIQRIHFFLTFGAYDYFRRFVLFSCGSRGVDALHSVEYHCCDRPNPIIQLIYLLIIGSTYYIIAKSSFIYIPGYYISGTHRYSSFLAVGVGIILFLLTSFSDPGVVNSSNVSQYLSAYPYDNIIFTEKECGTCKIPKPARSKHCSICDRCVARFDHHCAWMNNCIGERNTRYFMAFILWHFLICIYGIIALALILAGRLKDLQVIHILTVYYGVENSYRELAPLVLQWLLNSYNTQILVMVFLAVISLLLAGFFTYHAKLSLTNTTTNESFKWQEYLSWQRKVNEAKASAAALKASLGELNQEKKPQESKWKTFFRRSRLEELQVVKNNIYDKGYLHNIYEIVVPFSTRRSFLLNKSKSG; this is encoded by the exons ATGGCACTCCAATGGCTTCTGGTCTGCCATGGATTGGTGACGCTCTTGGTAGTCGTATCATTCCTCTGCGGCCAGTGGCCAATTTTTCAGGGCACCTTCATTCAGCGCATCcacttcttcctcactttcggCGCCTATGACTATTTCcg ACGATTTGTTCTCTTCTCGTGCGGCTCTAGGGGCGTCGATGCGCTTCACTCTGTTGAGTACCATTGTTGTGACCGTCCCAACCCTATCATACAG TTGatatatttgttaattattGGATCGACGTATTACATCATTGCAAAATCGTCCTTCATCTACATCCCAGGGTATTATATAAGTGGAACGCACAG GTACTCAAGCTTCTTGGCAGTTGGAGTGGGTATTATTCTCTTTCTATTGACTAGCTTTTCTGATCCAGGGGTTGTGAACTCTTCCAATGTTTCTCAGTACCTCTCTGCTTATCCATATGATAACATTATCTTCACAGAGAAAGAATGCGGTACCTGCAAAATTCCCAA ACCTGCTAGGTCAAAGCACTGCAGTATATGTGATCGTTGTGTTGCTCGTTTTGACCATCACTGTGCGTGGATG aacaATTGCATAGGAGAGAGGAACACCAGATATTTCATGGCGTTTATTCTTTG GCATTTTCTCATCTGCATATATGGAATCATTGCACTTGCATTAATTCTTGCTGGTAGGCTGAAAGACTTGCAAGTTATCCACATTCTAACAG TTTATTATGGTGTTGAAAATTCTTACAGAGAGTTGGCTCCACTTGTTTTACAG TGGTTGTTGAACTCCTATAACACACAAATCCTTGTTATGGTGTTTTTGGctgtgatttctctgctattaGCTGGTTTCTTCACATACCATGCCAAACTCAGTCTCACAAACACTACTACAAATGAG AGCTTTAAATGGCAAGAGTACCTGAGCTGGCAGAGGAAGGTGAACGAGGCAAAGGCGAGCGCTGCAGCTCTAAAAGCTAGTTTAGGCGAACTAAATCAAGAAAAGAAGCCTCAGGAGAGTAAATGGAAGACATTCTTTAGAAGATCTCGTCTAGAAGAGCTACAAGTGGTTAAGAACAACATATATGACAAGGGATATCTTCATAATATCTATGAGATTGTTGTTCCCTTCTCGACAAGGCGATCATTCTtactaaataaatcaaaatcagGTTAA